DNA sequence from the Bacillus thermozeamaize genome:
GACCGATAACACCGGCTTATCCAGCGGTAAGCACTGCGATCCGCGAGCTGTTCGAGGATGTCGGCCAGGGCAACAGAGATGTTAACGCTGCCGTTGCGGATGCTGTGAAGAAGATTGACCGTGCGATCCAGGAATGGAAATAGCAATACCGATCATGCTGGCGATGGGGTGGGAGATCCCTCCCATCCTTTTCATTCGCAATTTATTAAATATATAAGAGGGAGGACTTGCGTGATATTGGGCAAATCGCAATCGCTTCGTAAAGGTGACGAGATAACAGGCATCCTCTTCGTATTGCCTGCCTTTATCCTGCTTCTTGTGTTTGTATTTATTCCGATGGCGAGAGCCTTTTATTACAGCTTTACCGATTACATGCTGGTCAGCGGCAGCAAAACTTTCGTTGGTTTTAAAAATTATGTGAATCTGCTACAGGATTCGAAGTTTATAGCCAGCATCAAGCATACGTTTTATTTTGCCATTATCGTCATTCCAGTCCAATCGGCTATCGCTCTGGGATTGGCGTTGCTTGTCAAACCCCAGTATAAATACACCGGTTTTTTCCGAACCGCTTTTTTTGTTCCGGTCGTCATATCAACAGCGGTGGCCGGCACGGTGTTCAAGCTGATTTACAACAGAGATTTCGGATTGCTTAACGTTCTGCTCGGCGCAGTCGGCATTCCCAAGATCAGCTTTCTGTCAAATGCTGATATTGCGATGAACGGTGTAATTATTCTGGGCATATGGAAAGCGGCTGGCTTCTTCATGGTCGTATTTTTGGCTGGTTTGAACAACGTCCCGCACGATCTGTATGAATCGGCGAGCGTGGATGGTGCATCGAAAGTCAAGCAGTTTTTCTATATCACATTGCCGCTTCTAAAAAGAACAACGGCGTTCGTCATTATTATTACCACGATTGACGCCATTAAATTATCAGGGCTTGTATTTGTGCTCACGAATGGGGGGCCAAATTCCTCTACTGAAACGATTGTGTATTTTATCTATAAAACAGCGTTTGAGCAAATGAAGATGGGTTATGCGTCTGCGGCGGCTTTCATTCTGTTCTTCATGATTCTGATCATTTCGGTCTTTCAAATGTTTTTCTTGCGGTCAAAAGTCAATCATTAGAAAGGAGTGAAGGCGGGTGCGAAGGCAGGTGCTTAGAACCATTCATTTTCTGCTAATGACAGTGATCGCAGTTGTTTGCTTGCTCCCAATCGTATGGATGGTCCTTGGATCCATGCGCTCCTACGAGGAGTTATTTCAGTATGCCACACAGGTAAGCTGGCACTTGCTCGTTCCCGTAAATTGGACTTTTCAAAATTATATCGATGTGTTATTCGACGATCAACACCCGTTTCTACGTTATGTATTCAATACGCTGTTTGTTGCTTCTACTGTGACAGTTCTTGTATTGCTTATCAACTCGCTGGCGGCCTTTGCATTTGCGAAATTGAGATTTCGCGGGAGCTCTGTCATATTTGTCCTGTTCATGAGCGCGCTGATCATTCCGGGAGAAGTCATGCTTGTGCCCAACTACATGCTGATCAACAACTTGGGCTGGCTTAACTCGTTTAAAGGTTTGATTATTCCATCCATGCTGTCTGTATTCGGCATTTTTTTGCTGAAACAGTTTTTCGAAGAGATACCCACTGAAATATTGGAGTCCGCGCGTCTTGATGGCGCATCGTGGTTGAAAATTTACCGGGTGATCGTATTACCTGCGGCGGTACCTGCCATGATCACGCTTGGAATCATCACCTTCCTGGGAAACTGGGATGCCTATCTATGGCCGCTAGTCGTGATCAATGATGATAGAAAGCAGTTGATTCAGGTCGCCATTGCAAACTTCACTTCGATGGCAGGCACGGAATGGACGAAGGTACTGGCGGCCAATACGATCGCGACCGTGCCGATCCTCATTCTGTTCTTTGTACTGCAGCGCTATTACATTCAAGGTATTACAATGTCCGGTGTAAAGGGTTAAGGAGATGAAACTAGTGACAAAAGAAACCAATGTAGAGCGGCAAGCCGCCCATCAGGAAGCGATAAATTCAGGAAATAAAGCACTCGCAAATGTTAGCAAATCGATCGCCAACGACCCGCATCGATTGCATTATCATTTCATGCCTCCTGTAAACTGGATGAATGACCCGAATGGTCTCGTCTACTACAAGGGAGAATACCATCTGTTCTATCAACATAATCCGTACAGCCCCAAATGGGGTCCGATGCACTGGGGGCATGCGAAATCTAAGGATCTGGTTCATTGGGAGCATTTACCAATCGCATTAGCGCCTTCCGAATGGTACGACAAGGGAACACTGGACAGCCACGGCTGTTGGTCCGGTTCAGCAGTGGATGATAACGGAGTATTAACGTTAATTTATACCGGACATGTGGAAGACAACAAAATCAAGGAAACACAATGTATCGCGAGAAGTGAAGACGGCATTCATTTTGAGAAATATGAGGGTAATCCGGTTATCGCAGAGCCGCCGGAGAAAGATTGCGTCGGATTTCGTGACCCGAAGGTATGGAAATATGAGGATCAATGGTATATGGTCGTCGGTTCCGGTAAAAATGGAAACGGCAAAATCCATTTGTACCGTTCGGCGAATCTTAAGAGTTGGATGTACATGGGTGTCGCCGCAGAGAGCGACGGCACGTTCGGGGATATGTGGGAATGCCCGGATTTATTCCCACTCAAGGACCGTCATTTTTTGATCATATCACCTATGAACATTTCAGCCAGAAACATGTATTTCAGTGGTGAAATGAATTATGAAACCGGCAAATTCGATTATCACTATCATGATATGTTGGATTACGGATACGACTTCTATGCAGCTCAGACACTGGTAGATGATCAGAATCGCCGCATCCTGATGGCCTGGATGGAATCGTGGGGCTCTAAAGCGATTACTGAAGCGCCAAACCGAGGTTGGTTAGGTGCGATGACGATTCCGCGGGAACTCATTCAAGGTGAGGGCGGTAAACTTTACATGAGACCAGTGGAAGAACTTAAACTGCTGAGAGAAATGTATTATGCATTAGGAAGCCATACGATTGAATCCGGACAGATCAGCATTAACGGGTTCAGGAGTGTAAGCTACGAACTGAAAGCCCGCATCGAGTTTACCGCAGACGTGAAAGAATTCGGCATCAAACTGCGTTGCTCTGACGACGGTAAGGAAGAGACGGTTGTCACCTACAGAGTGGAAGACCGGCAGCTGCTAATGAAGCGCGATTATGAAGGAACCGGGAACCAGCATATAAGCATTTCTCCGCTAGAATGCAAGGATGGATCGATCAAGTTGCACATCTTCGTGGATACGTCGTCCGTAGAGATATTTGCAAATGAAGGCGAGCGGGTCATTACGAATCGAATTTATCCTTCTAAAGGCAGCGACGGGCTGCGGATTTTCGCAGACGGGGGTTATGTAAAGTTTGAGCTGGAAGCGTGGACTCTTCGTAACATTTGGGGTTCGGGAAAGGAGCGTGAGGTAGCATGAGTAAGAAATCATGGGTCTGGACGGCCGTAACAGCTGCAATTGTACTCACAGGACTGGTAGTAACAGTTCTATTGACAGGTTGCGACAATTTGAGATCTTTTAAGGGAAGTTCTCTCTCGAAAGGCGAAACGGCTTACCAATATTCGAGCGATCCGAACTATTATACGGAACGATACCGTCCCCAATATCATTTGTCTCCGCCGTACGGCAATATGAGCGATCCGAACGGGATGGTCTATTTTGAGGGCGAGTACCATCAGTTTTATCAAAACAGTGGGCAATGGGGACATGCGGTCAGCAAGGATTTGGTCCATTGGGAGCACTTGGATGTCGCTCTTGCCAGGGATTCGCTGGGGGAAATATGGTCCGGCAGCGCGGTGGTCGATTGGAACGATACAAGCGGATTTTTCGGAGGCAAAGCGGGTCTTGTCGCGATCTTTACCCATTTTAAAGGTGGCGTCCAGTCCCAGAGTATTGCCTACAGTAAAGATAAGGGCAGAACGTGGACGAAATACGAGGGGAATCCTGTCATACCTAACCCAGGGCTGAAAGATTTTAGGGATCCGAAAGTGTTCTGGCACGAACCGAGCGATTCCTGGGTCATGATCGTCTCTGCCGGTGACCGTGTTCGATTCTACAGGTCGCCTAATTTGAAAACATGGGAGCTAGCCAGCGAGTTCGGGAGCGATCAAGGTTCGCATGCAGCAGTCTGGGAGTGCCCGGATTTATTCGAGTTGCCTGTGGAAGGAACCAAAGAGAAGAAGTGGGTGTTGACCGTGAGCATAGGCAACAATGCGCTAACCAAAGGGTCAACCATGCAATACTTCATAGGGTCGTTCGACGGCAAAACGTTTACAAATGACAATAAGCCTTCGGACGTGCTGTGGGTCGATTACGGAAAAGATTTCTATGCTGCCGTGTCCTACTCCGATATCCCTGACGGACGCCGCATATGGCTGGGCTGGATGTCCAACTGGCGTTATCCATTCGCTATGCCGACAGACGGATGGAAAGGGAATATGTCAATCCCACGGGAACTGCGGCTTAGGGAGGTGGAGGGTCAAGGCTTGCGGTTGATTCAAGAGCCGGTTGAAGAACTGCAAATGCTACGGGGCAAGAAAGTGTCTCTGCCTGAGCAGCCATTGGATGGCGGGCATAATCCGTTCGCAGGTATTAAAGGAACGTCTTATGAGCTGGAAACGGAACTAACCGTCCAGCCGAATGCGAAATTTACCTTCAATTTGAGACAAGGAAACGACCAAGCGACCGTTGTGAGCTATGACGCCAAGACCGGGCAACTTACCTTCGATCGGACGCATTCGGGCGAAACTTCGTTTGAGCAAGGGTTTGCAGAAACGATGTCGGCGCCGGTAAGGCTGATCAACAATAAGATTAAGCTTCGATTCTTCGTAGATTCTTCGAGCGTTGAACTGTTTGTGAACGACGGTGAAATTGTTTTGTCCAACCTTATTTTCCCGGATCCGACAAGCAGCGGGCTGGAGTTAACCGCGGAAGGCGGCGTGACGCTAAATGAGGCTCACTACTATCCGATGCGATCGGTTTGGCGCGATGAAGACCCAGATGGTTTAAAGCCGCTTCGAATTGTGTTTGGCAAGGACTCGCTGGATGTACCTGTAGGCGAAAGCCGAAAGATGGCGGCCGCTGTTCTTCCGTTCAGTTCCTCACAGCAGATCAGGTGGGAAACAAGCGACCCTGCAATCGCGGCTGTTGAAACGGCGGAAGACGGCGTCATCGTGAAAGGGCTGCAAATGGGCTCGGCCGAGATTAAAGCGACCAGCGCAGACGGTAGCGTGAGTGCGACTTTCGACGTATTTGTGTTTGACAACAAGAAGTAAGGGTAACCAGTACGGACCATAAATTGGGCAGCAACCAGGAGAGACACACGATATGAAACTTGGTTTTACCGACTGCGGGTCATTTCCGTGGCGCTTTTGGAAGGGTTTGAGTAGTTAACGTGCAGGCAAGGAGACGTTCGAGGCTTACCACTGTTTGCGATCTGAAGGCGGAGCGGGCCGAAGCGTTTGCGGCTGAAGCCGAGAAGCCGATGGGGAGCCGCCCCGAAGTAATACGGATTACCGCCGGATGCTGGAGCAAGCCGGCCTGGACGTGGTCTCCGTTCTGCTCGATTATGATTTGCATCATACGGTAGCGGAGGACTGTTTCGCAGCGGGCGTTCACGTGCAAATGCAGAAGCTGCTAGTCATATCGCCCTCATTCGGACGAAAGATGCTAGCCGATGCGGCCAAATACGGCAGGGTTCTGACATTGGCCGAACCAAGTGCCTTGGGGGCAGGCAATGTGCGATGGCGAGAGCGATTCGAGACGGGATCATCGGATCCGTCTACATGATCATGGATTACGCCACGGTTACGCTCGGCCGCAAATTTTTTGCCGGAACGGCTTGGCGGCATATGAAGGGAAGGGCCGGTGCGGGATGGATCAACGATCACGGCGTCCACCGCACCCATTTTTTCACGGAAGTGAACGGTCCGATCAAAGAAGTTTTCTCTTATGCAAATTTTCGAGAAGCAGCTCAGCAACGGGGATACGACGATTCATCCGACCGGCGAAGATACGTCGGTCACGGTTTTCCGTTTCGAGAACGGCGGGCTCGGACACTGGATGTGCAGTACGGCCGCACACGGGGAGAGCACCGGCGGAGTGTGGATCTACGACAGCAAAGGCTGCTTCCGCCCGGGCCGCCAAGCGTCCCTTGAGAACGGACAAATCATGCCGATGGCCGAGATCATCGAACGTTATGCGCCGGATGTGGCGGACGATCCATTTGCCCATTCCTATGCGGAGTTGTGGGAGGCGATCGCGGATGGCAAGCCGCCGGTCTCAAGCGCGGAACGGGGGCTTGAGGCTCTGGGGGTCGTATTTGCCGCGCTGGAGTCGGCGACGATCGGCCAGCCTGTTGCCGTTCAGGACATCCTTCTCGGCCATAAGCATGCCTATGAAGATACGGTTCTGGAGGAAATGAAAACATTCAAAAGATAGTCTCGAGGTTTGGTGGAGGTTTTGAGAGATGCGTATAGGCGCAATCGAAGCAGGCGGTACCAAATTTGTATGCGGCATAGGAAATGAACACGGCGTCATTGAAGAGCGTGTAAGTTTTCCTACGGAGCTTCCCGAACGAACAATGGGAAGCGTCATCGATTATTTCAAAGACAAGCAAGTGGAAGCTATCGGGATCGGGTCATTCGGCCCGCTAGATCTCGATCCTCAGAGCCCCTTTTATGGATATGTCACGACGACCCCGAAACCGGGTTGGGCAAACTATCCGTTACTGGATATTCTCAGGAAATTTTATGATGTACCGTTCGGATGGGATACCGACGTGAACGCAGCCGCTTACGGCGAAGCGACTTGGGGATCTGCAAAGGGGCTTGACAGTTGTGTTTATTTCACGGTAGGTACCGGTGTCGGCGTAGGTGTCTATTCGGAAGGCAAGCTTGTTCACGGGCTTGTCCATCCCGAAGGCGGTCATGTGCTGACAAGGCGCCACCCCGAAGACCGTTTTGCCGGCGTTTGTCCTTATCATGGCGATTGCCTGGAAGGCATGGCGTCCGGTCCTGCGATTGAAGCAAGATGGGGTGTAAAAGGGAGTGAAATCCCTGCCGATCATCCTGCCTGGGAAATCGAGGCGTTCTATATCGGTCAGGCCGTAAGCAGCGTCATCCTGATGCTGTCCCCAAAAAAAGTGATTTTGGGCGGGGGCGTCATGCATCAGCAGCAGTTATTTCCGCTTATTCGCAGCGAAGTCTGTAAGAATCTGAACGGGTATGTTCAGTCGGAGGAAATTCTGGATCGAATCGACAGCTATATCGTTCCCCCGGGATTGGGCGAAAATGCAGGGCTGGCCGGTGCGCTGGCGCTGGGGCTTAAAGCTCTGAAACAATCGCGGAACTCATCCGATGCTTTCGCCGATTGACGGGACGATCATTCACTTGCGTTGCTCTAACGAGCTATGCTACGCTGAAAGCGCGTATTGGTGAATCCCTTTCTCCAGGGATGATCCGCAGCGGGCTTGCGTGGCGTCGCAGGCTCGCTCTTTTTATTTACGACATTTGCGACGGGTTTCGCTTGGCGAGTGGTTTCTGTGCAAATCCAAGCCCGATTGTTATGCCAAATCAGCACCTCGCCTTGCATCGTTTCCCGAACTTCGATTACAGCCTTGGGTTCCCATTAATGGCAAGCCCTTTACAGGTGTTGGAGTGTAGCATTTAACGTTCCAAGAAAAGGTTTGTCCGCCTCCCATTTTGCGTATTTCGCGGCGTCTAAATACATGTTCAAGCTTTAGTTCGTTGGGAAGCGGGCGATAAGCAGACTCGACTTGCTGCGGTTTGACGGCAAAGCGACGGTTGTGCTTCTTTAGCAAGGATGGTAGAACCCGATTGGCTTCCTGTTCGGAGCAGACGCCTAACAAGCGAAGTTCGATCACCAGACGATCCTGGAAGGTTTGTCATAGCCGCTCAATCCTTCCCTTGGCTTGGGGTGATAAGGCCTTGATGTGGGTGATCCCCAGATCGGCCACAGCCTTCCCGAAGTTGGATAAGGGCTTGGTTTCTCCCGCCAATTCCTGTTCCCGCGTCAAAGCTTCTTGAGGGGAACGGAAGATCGTATGGCGGTCGCTATACAAAGCCATCGGAACGCCTCTGCTGCGCAGAGCCTGCATCATCGCCATGGCATAGCCTTCAAACGTTTCGGTTGGACGAAACACAGCACCCAGCACCTCGCCTGTTGCATCGTCGATGATCCCATGCAAGGTCAACGACGGACCTCGATCCTCCAACCACGCAAAAGGGGAGGAATCGATTTGCCAGAGCATGCCGGCTTGTGGCTTCCGAGTTCGAGGTCGGTGAGTTTTGACGAAAGACCGTCTGGTGCGTGGCAGCTTTAGACCATGTTCGATGAGGATACGACGGACGGAAGAAACGCTAAGCTTAATGTTTTCCCGTTCCTGCAACAGTTCGGCGTAATGGACAGCGTTGCTGCCGTGATACGGTCCGCGGTACAAATCCGCCACCCGCTGCTTGAGTTCGTCCGACAGCGTGTGAATCGGTTTTCTCCCCCGATTCTGATGGGCCAACGCTTGTGCACCTCCATGGACGTATTTGGCTTTCAGCCGATACGCTTGACGGACGGAGATTCCCAAAGCAGAAGCAACATCGGTTTCCGTTAGATGCCCACTGATCCATTTGTCTAGAACCATTGCACGCTTCAGTTCTTCTCGTGTCAAGGTAACCTGCTCCTTCTTATCCATACTGACATTTTCACGGAACAGTTACACCCTGACAATATCACAGAACAACGACAATCGCATCGCCGAACGGGTTGCGAACGCCCGGGATTTCTGGTACATTCAAAGATAATGTTCATATCGAAATGCGATGACGAGACGAGTAGACAAAGGGTGCGCTCTTCCAGAGAGCTCCGGGAGCTGGGAAGGAGCAGAGCGTCTTTGTTGAAGAAAGCCTCCGAGCAGCGCATCGGAATCCGGTCCCCGCGGATCCGGAGGATGGTGCGACAGGTGCTCCTGTTACAGAGCCGGAGTATGACCGCCTGCGCATCGGGCGCGCGGCGGCGTACTCGCTGAGGCCGGTCCCGGCGACGGGCCGGCGAATCCGGGTGGTACCGCGGGATCGTCTCCCGCCCTGGGACGAAGCGTCTCGGGGCGGCTTTTATTTGCCCGCGAACGCCGGGAACCATCAGGCAGACGATCGACATTTACTATAGAGGGAGTTGAGGAACCATGACACGCAAGCTCAAGGCGGGCATCGTCGGCGGCACGGGGATGGTCGGCCAGCGGTTCGTGCAGCTGCTCGAACATCACCCCTGGTTCGAAGTGGCGGCCATCGCGGCCAGCAGCCATTCGGCGGGCAAGACGTACGAAGAAGCCGTGAAGAATCGCTGGAAAATGTCCACGCCGATACCGGAACAAGTGAAACATATCGTGGTGCAGGATGCGTCGAAGGTGGAAGAGGTCGCGTCGGGCGTCGATTTCATTTTCTGCGCCGTCGACATGAAGAAGGATGAAGTCCGGGCGCTCGAGGAAGCCTATGCGAAGACGGGAACGCCGGTCGTGTCGAACAACTCGGCGCACCGCTGGACGCCGGACGTGCCGATGATCATTCCCGAGATCAACCATGCCCATCTCGAAGTGATCGAAGCCCAACGCAAACGGCTCGGCACCTCCACCGGTTTTATTGTGGTCAAGCCGAACTGTTCCATTCAGAGCTATGTGCCGCAGCTTCACGCGCTGCAGGCGTTCGGGCCGACCCGCGTCGTCGTCTCGACCTACCAGGCGATCTCCGGCGCCGGCAAAAGCTTCGCCGAATGGCCGGAGATGGTCGACAACGTCATTCCCTACATCAGCGGCGAGGAAGAGAAGAGCGAGCAGGAGCCGCTGCGCATCTGGGGCCGCGTGGAGAACGGACAAATCGTCAAGGCGGACGCGCCCGTCATCACGGCGCAATGCATCCGCGTGCCCGTAACGGACGGCCACCTTGCGAGCGTGTTCGTCTCGTTCGAGCGGAAGCCGTCGAAGGACGAAATTCTGGCGTGCTGGCGGGAATACAAGGGCCGGCCGCAGGAGCTCGGACTCCCGAGCGCGCCGAAGCAGTTCATCACGTACTTTGAGGAGAACGACCGCCCGCAGACGAAGCTCGACCGCGATCTCGAAGGCGGCATGGGGGTGTCCGCCGGGCGGCTGCGCGAAGATTCGCTGCATGACTACAAGTTCATCGGGCTGTCGCACAACACGCTGCGCGGCGCGGCCGGCGGCGGCGTCCTGATCGCCGAGCTGCTGAAGGCCGAAGGGTACCTTCAGCCGAAATAACCGGCCGGAACATGACGAGGGCCATTTCCGCCAACCGGAAATGGCCCTTCTCGTCATCCGGATGTTTTGTACTTGTCCTTGAGCGCGTTCGAGCCGATCCCCGCAACGACGATCAGGAACAGCGACCCGAAATTCCACAGGAACGTCCCGCCGATCAGCGGAATGTCGAGCGACGCCACCTTGTTGAGCAGCAGGATGCCGATTTTGACCACGAGCATCACGACCCCCGCCATGAACAGCAGGTCGAAAAAGGCCTTGAGCCGCGGATACTTGAGCTGCTTGCCGTCCCGGATCACCTGTCTGGTCAACTGTTCATCGCTCCTCAACAGCTCGTCGACCGTCACGCCGAACAGGTCGCTGAGCTTGATCAGAATTTCGATGTTCGGGTAATTCGCGCCGTTCTCCCATTTCGAGACGGACTGCCGGCTGACGAACAGCTTCTCGGCCAGTTCGTCCTGCGTCCAGCCTTTCTTCATGCGTTCTGCTTTCAGTTTCTCTCCGAAGGTCATGCACCACACGCCTTCCCGTGAATTGATAAGTCCATTCTAGTGCCGCCGTGCGGAAATGGGAAGAACGCATTGGTTACGTCGGCTCCCGGAGCCGCGCAACCCGTGGTTGCGTCCATGTTTTTGCGGCTCCCCGACGAGCGGCTTCGCTCAGACCGGCTCCCGATTGGTCTGCCGAATCACATCCAACCGTTCGATTTTGTGCTGGGTCAACAGGGGATCCCCGAAGGGGAGAATTTGCCTGACCGTCATGATGACGCCTCCTTGACCATCCGGGGCGGGATATACACCCACAGATCATTGGGCGTACATTCCAACGCCGTACAAAGCGCGTCAAGCGTTTCGGCCTTCATCTGCCGGGGTTGATTCTTTATCAATGCACCAACGGCTGCTGCGGAAATACGGTAATTCGCCTTTTCGATCAGCAATCTTCTCAGCGCAGCCCCCGTCCAGATCCCTTTCTCCGCCATCACCTGTCGCAACATCCATACCAGCATGCGCCACACCCCAAGCGGAAAGTTAAGTGTTTCTTTATATTTTAAACCGGCACTTTATTCATCGCAAATACAAAAAGCCGCTCATGGGCCAGAGCGGCATGTTTTTTCGCGCAGCCGTCCTCAGGTCGCGATTTTCCGGATCGGCCGCAGTACGGCGTACCCGTACCCTTCCGGGAAATGCCGCTGGTAGTCCTGCTTGGTCTCCTCATCCCATTCGTACCCCATCGTCCGGGGATCGAAATGCCACGCCATGTCCTCGACCGCCCGCATGACCGGCCCGTTGTCCCGCAGATAATCGAAGGGTGGATGATGGAAGACGAGGTACTCCGATTCCGGAATGACCCGGCACTCCATCCCTTCCGGGACGGGACCGTCGTAGTCCAGCGGAACGGGAATGCCGTACAGGTACCCTTTCTTCCCGTCCTTGTAAAACCAACCCGCCGTTTGCGTAAGCTGCCCGGGAAGCACATGATGGGACATGCTCTCCAGCGTGCCGCACACTTCGTCGCACGAATGTCCGTTGTCCCAGAAGCTCATGAAGTCCG
Encoded proteins:
- a CDS encoding sugar ABC transporter permease encodes the protein MTVIAVVCLLPIVWMVLGSMRSYEELFQYATQVSWHLLVPVNWTFQNYIDVLFDDQHPFLRYVFNTLFVASTVTVLVLLINSLAAFAFAKLRFRGSSVIFVLFMSALIIPGEVMLVPNYMLINNLGWLNSFKGLIIPSMLSVFGIFLLKQFFEEIPTEILESARLDGASWLKIYRVIVLPAAVPAMITLGIITFLGNWDAYLWPLVVINDDRKQLIQVAIANFTSMAGTEWTKVLAANTIATVPILILFFVLQRYYIQGITMSGVKG
- a CDS encoding levanase, whose product is MSKKSWVWTAVTAAIVLTGLVVTVLLTGCDNLRSFKGSSLSKGETAYQYSSDPNYYTERYRPQYHLSPPYGNMSDPNGMVYFEGEYHQFYQNSGQWGHAVSKDLVHWEHLDVALARDSLGEIWSGSAVVDWNDTSGFFGGKAGLVAIFTHFKGGVQSQSIAYSKDKGRTWTKYEGNPVIPNPGLKDFRDPKVFWHEPSDSWVMIVSAGDRVRFYRSPNLKTWELASEFGSDQGSHAAVWECPDLFELPVEGTKEKKWVLTVSIGNNALTKGSTMQYFIGSFDGKTFTNDNKPSDVLWVDYGKDFYAAVSYSDIPDGRRIWLGWMSNWRYPFAMPTDGWKGNMSIPRELRLREVEGQGLRLIQEPVEELQMLRGKKVSLPEQPLDGGHNPFAGIKGTSYELETELTVQPNAKFTFNLRQGNDQATVVSYDAKTGQLTFDRTHSGETSFEQGFAETMSAPVRLINNKIKLRFFVDSSSVELFVNDGEIVLSNLIFPDPTSSGLELTAEGGVTLNEAHYYPMRSVWRDEDPDGLKPLRIVFGKDSLDVPVGESRKMAAAVLPFSSSQQIRWETSDPAIAAVETAEDGVIVKGLQMGSAEIKATSADGSVSATFDVFVFDNKK
- a CDS encoding fructokinase — its product is MRIGAIEAGGTKFVCGIGNEHGVIEERVSFPTELPERTMGSVIDYFKDKQVEAIGIGSFGPLDLDPQSPFYGYVTTTPKPGWANYPLLDILRKFYDVPFGWDTDVNAAAYGEATWGSAKGLDSCVYFTVGTGVGVGVYSEGKLVHGLVHPEGGHVLTRRHPEDRFAGVCPYHGDCLEGMASGPAIEARWGVKGSEIPADHPAWEIEAFYIGQAVSSVILMLSPKKVILGGGVMHQQQLFPLIRSEVCKNLNGYVQSEEILDRIDSYIVPPGLGENAGLAGALALGLKALKQSRNSSDAFAD
- a CDS encoding aspartate-semialdehyde dehydrogenase — translated: MTRKLKAGIVGGTGMVGQRFVQLLEHHPWFEVAAIAASSHSAGKTYEEAVKNRWKMSTPIPEQVKHIVVQDASKVEEVASGVDFIFCAVDMKKDEVRALEEAYAKTGTPVVSNNSAHRWTPDVPMIIPEINHAHLEVIEAQRKRLGTSTGFIVVKPNCSIQSYVPQLHALQAFGPTRVVVSTYQAISGAGKSFAEWPEMVDNVIPYISGEEEKSEQEPLRIWGRVENGQIVKADAPVITAQCIRVPVTDGHLASVFVSFERKPSKDEILACWREYKGRPQELGLPSAPKQFITYFEENDRPQTKLDRDLEGGMGVSAGRLREDSLHDYKFIGLSHNTLRGAAGGGVLIAELLKAEGYLQPK
- a CDS encoding transcriptional regulator, yielding MTFGEKLKAERMKKGWTQDELAEKLFVSRQSVSKWENGANYPNIEILIKLSDLFGVTVDELLRSDEQLTRQVIRDGKQLKYPRLKAFFDLLFMAGVVMLVVKIGILLLNKVASLDIPLIGGTFLWNFGSLFLIVVAGIGSNALKDKYKTSG
- a CDS encoding XRE family transcriptional regulator; this encodes MLVWMLRQVMAEKGIWTGAALRRLLIEKANYRISAAAVGALIKNQPRQMKAETLDALCTALECTPNDLWVYIPPRMVKEASS